One window of Mucilaginibacter inviolabilis genomic DNA carries:
- a CDS encoding sugar porter family MFS transporter gives MKSYTILISIVAALGGLLFGFDTAVIAGSLQYLKPVFHLNDAEIGLVVAAASIGCIPGALFAGGLADKFGRKKLMIVTSVLYVIAALGSGIAGSYVQLVVYRFIGGVAIGMASTLAPIYISEVAPPKFRGRLGMLQQLAIVTGILLSFISNYVIAKAPFAFLNDGNIWRYMLAAAVVPSVIFFILLLLVPESPRWLIAKNKIKDAQRVFDHIYSKNESVEQVELVSKDIATEDTSALKEVFTPRFRKVVIIGLVFASIAQLTGINIVFYYAPLIFEKVNVGGSVLFQTMLTGVVNLIFTLLAFPLIDRLGRKKLLLIGSVIMGLCMFVLAALFHFDLLHNYFVLLTIFVYIGGFACTWGVVLWVYVAEIFPNRVRGTATSIAVFGNWVANSIVSLTFPVMLAQLGPVYTFGVYGIINISMILFVSRYVFETKGVPLERIEELYAKV, from the coding sequence ATGAAAAGTTATACCATTTTAATTTCCATAGTGGCTGCCCTGGGCGGACTATTATTTGGCTTTGACACCGCCGTAATAGCCGGCTCATTACAATACCTCAAACCCGTTTTTCACCTTAACGATGCCGAAATAGGGTTGGTAGTAGCCGCCGCTTCCATAGGTTGTATTCCCGGTGCCCTGTTTGCCGGTGGTTTAGCCGATAAGTTTGGACGTAAAAAGCTGATGATCGTAACCTCGGTATTATACGTGATAGCTGCTTTAGGTAGCGGTATAGCAGGTAGTTATGTTCAATTGGTGGTGTACCGTTTTATAGGTGGGGTGGCCATCGGTATGGCATCGACCCTGGCGCCTATTTATATATCAGAAGTGGCGCCGCCAAAGTTTAGGGGGAGGCTGGGTATGCTGCAGCAACTGGCCATCGTAACCGGTATTTTGTTGTCGTTCATATCTAATTATGTGATAGCCAAAGCGCCTTTTGCTTTTTTAAACGATGGGAATATCTGGCGCTATATGCTGGCCGCGGCGGTAGTGCCTTCGGTTATTTTCTTTATCCTGTTGCTGCTGGTGCCCGAAAGCCCGCGCTGGCTTATCGCCAAAAATAAAATAAAGGATGCGCAAAGGGTGTTTGATCATATCTATTCAAAAAACGAAAGTGTGGAGCAGGTTGAGCTGGTTAGCAAGGACATAGCAACGGAAGATACCTCTGCCCTGAAAGAGGTATTTACCCCACGCTTCAGAAAAGTGGTGATCATCGGGCTGGTATTTGCTTCCATAGCCCAGCTTACGGGTATCAATATTGTGTTTTACTATGCTCCGCTGATATTTGAAAAGGTAAATGTGGGCGGCAGTGTACTATTTCAAACCATGCTAACCGGTGTGGTTAACCTGATATTTACCCTCCTGGCTTTCCCGCTGATTGACAGGCTTGGTCGTAAAAAATTGTTATTGATTGGCTCGGTGATCATGGGGCTTTGCATGTTTGTGCTGGCCGCCCTGTTTCATTTCGACCTGTTGCACAACTACTTTGTACTGCTAACCATATTTGTTTATATAGGCGGTTTTGCCTGCACCTGGGGCGTAGTGTTGTGGGTGTACGTTGCCGAAATATTCCCTAACCGGGTTCGTGGTACGGCCACATCCATAGCGGTATTTGGTAATTGGGTAGCCAATTCCATTGTTTCGCTTACGTTTCCGGTGATGCTTGCGCAACTGGGTCCGGTGTACACTTTTGGAGTTTACGGCATCATTAATATTAGTATGATTTTGTTTGTAAGCCGTTACGTGTTTGAAACCAAAGGTGTTCCGCTCGAGAGGATCGAAGAGCTGTATGCCAAGGTGTAA
- a CDS encoding DHA2 family efflux MFS transporter permease subunit, whose translation MNPIKRQILLITVIAAAIMELIDTSIVNVALNYMSGNLGATLEDISWVITSYAIANVIIIPMTSFLVNNLGRRNYYIGSIILFTFCSFMCGNATNIWELVSFRFLQGLGGGALLSVSATVVYELFPKEKQATASALFGIGVFIGPTIGPTLGGYITENFSWPWIFYINIPIGVAAAISCYFLLHEPAIRQKIKHVDWLGIILLIIGIGSLQVVLERGQTDDWFAAGYIVFLTVVAAISLTGFIIWELYTENPVVNLRILRFRSLSIAAVLTFITGMGMYTSIYLTPVVAQRLLNFTPTQSGLLLLPGSIVAVLALIVTGKLLQKGVSAALIVFFGFACFIYFNWSMSRINLETPAIDITLNLIFRAIGMALLTVPLGTLAVSSLELKDMPQGTALNNMMRQLGGSFGISIINTYVARRIASHRMDLITHITPDNPAFINRINGYATAFMQKGFGLFDAKQKAMLLVEKVVIQQSSFSSYLDGYFLIGSFFAIVLPLLLFVAKRDKKKALVIPSSDH comes from the coding sequence ATGAACCCCATCAAACGACAAATCCTCCTGATCACGGTAATAGCCGCCGCTATTATGGAACTCATTGACACATCCATTGTGAACGTAGCCCTCAATTATATGAGCGGTAACCTGGGCGCCACGCTCGAAGATATTTCCTGGGTGATCACCTCTTACGCCATTGCCAACGTGATCATCATCCCTATGACCAGCTTCCTGGTGAATAACCTGGGTCGCCGCAATTATTATATCGGCTCCATTATCCTGTTTACCTTTTGTTCTTTTATGTGCGGTAACGCCACCAACATATGGGAGTTGGTGAGTTTCCGGTTTCTGCAGGGATTGGGCGGTGGTGCTTTGCTTTCCGTTTCGGCAACGGTAGTTTATGAACTTTTCCCCAAGGAGAAACAAGCTACCGCGAGCGCCTTGTTTGGTATCGGTGTGTTTATCGGGCCTACTATCGGTCCAACACTGGGCGGTTATATCACCGAAAATTTCTCCTGGCCCTGGATTTTTTATATCAATATCCCTATCGGCGTGGCTGCGGCTATTTCCTGCTATTTCCTGCTGCACGAACCCGCTATCAGGCAAAAGATCAAACACGTAGACTGGCTGGGCATCATCCTCCTGATCATCGGCATAGGCTCTTTACAGGTAGTGCTGGAGCGTGGCCAAACGGATGATTGGTTTGCTGCCGGCTACATTGTTTTTTTAACCGTTGTAGCTGCCATTTCTCTCACGGGCTTTATTATCTGGGAGTTATACACTGAGAATCCCGTGGTAAACCTGCGTATCCTCCGGTTCCGGTCGTTAAGTATTGCGGCAGTACTTACTTTTATTACCGGCATGGGTATGTACACTTCTATCTATCTTACCCCAGTGGTGGCGCAGCGCCTACTCAATTTTACCCCTACCCAATCCGGATTGTTGCTTTTACCAGGTTCTATCGTGGCGGTTCTGGCACTGATAGTTACTGGTAAGCTGTTGCAAAAGGGTGTTTCGGCAGCGTTGATCGTGTTTTTTGGTTTTGCGTGTTTTATTTATTTCAACTGGTCGATGTCCAGGATCAACCTGGAAACACCGGCTATTGATATTACTCTAAACCTCATTTTCAGGGCGATTGGCATGGCTTTATTAACTGTTCCACTAGGTACCCTGGCTGTATCATCACTGGAGCTCAAGGATATGCCCCAGGGAACCGCACTCAACAATATGATGCGGCAGCTGGGTGGTTCTTTTGGTATTTCTATCATCAATACCTATGTGGCCCGGCGTATTGCCTCGCACCGGATGGACCTCATTACCCATATTACGCCCGATAACCCCGCCTTTATTAACCGCATAAACGGCTATGCCACAGCCTTTATGCAAAAAGGCTTCGGCTTGTTTGATGCCAAACAGAAGGCTATGTTGCTGGTAGAGAAAGTGGTGATTCAGCAATCATCCTTTTCCAGCTACCTGGATGGCTATTTCCTCATCGGATCGTTTTTTGCGATTGTGCTGCCGCTATTGCTTTTTGTGGCTAAGCGCGATAAGAAAAAAGCGCTGGTTATTCCGTCGTCAGATCATTAA
- a CDS encoding Na+/H+ antiporter — MHHLIIQYTCLLAIIIAIVMLAQKIKIAYPILLVIAGLGLGFAPGFNGIEIAPDMIFVIFLPPLLYEAAWSTSWKDFWKWRRVISSFAFIIVILTAGVVALVSSNVIPGFTLAAGFLLGGIVSPPDAVSATTILKNVKVPKRLITILEGESLMNDAASLVIFRFAAAAIVTGSFAIGQATLSFALVIIMGILIGLAIALVFYAIHRWLPTTTNIDIILTFITPYAMYMAAEAFNFSGVLAVVSGGLFLSIRRDSFLTHRSRLQGINVWEAVAFVLNGFVFMLIGLEFPVIIKDLGPNGLGPAIRYSAIISGVLIVTRLASTFGASVFTVFISRYITTADNRPGWKGPLLLGWAGMRGVVSLAAALSIPVALHSGAPFPNRSLILFITFSVILVTLILQGLTLPLLIKWVDMPDPDYTVSFEQQRQLVRKKLSVVTLNLLQKKYAKHLKENDMVKAIKMKIDADMELLADWDKADGKGRAEAFYRDYIMILEDMMQEQRDLLKTLNKKENINDDIVKQQLALLDLEQEKLRQHFSFDEE, encoded by the coding sequence ATGCACCATCTCATTATTCAATATACCTGCCTGCTGGCCATCATTATAGCGATAGTGATGTTGGCCCAAAAAATCAAGATAGCGTATCCTATATTACTGGTAATAGCCGGACTGGGATTGGGTTTTGCACCGGGTTTCAATGGTATTGAGATAGCGCCCGACATGATATTTGTGATATTTTTGCCGCCGCTACTATATGAAGCAGCCTGGAGCACCTCCTGGAAAGATTTTTGGAAATGGCGGCGGGTGATCAGCAGTTTTGCCTTCATCATTGTTATTTTAACCGCCGGAGTTGTGGCCCTGGTATCCAGCAACGTGATTCCGGGTTTTACACTGGCTGCGGGCTTCCTGCTGGGTGGTATCGTATCCCCACCCGACGCGGTATCGGCCACCACTATACTTAAAAATGTAAAAGTGCCCAAACGCCTCATCACCATACTGGAAGGCGAAAGCCTCATGAATGATGCAGCCAGTTTGGTGATCTTCAGGTTTGCAGCTGCGGCCATTGTTACGGGTTCTTTTGCCATTGGCCAGGCTACCCTGAGCTTTGCATTGGTTATTATAATGGGGATATTGATAGGCCTGGCCATAGCGCTGGTGTTTTATGCCATTCACCGCTGGCTACCTACTACTACCAATATCGATATCATCCTTACATTCATTACCCCCTACGCTATGTATATGGCCGCAGAGGCCTTTAATTTTTCGGGCGTACTGGCGGTGGTAAGCGGGGGATTATTCCTTTCTATCAGGCGCGATAGCTTTTTAACCCATCGCAGCCGGCTGCAGGGCATCAACGTTTGGGAGGCGGTAGCCTTTGTGCTTAACGGTTTTGTATTTATGCTGATCGGTCTGGAGTTCCCGGTGATCATTAAAGATTTGGGCCCTAACGGACTCGGTCCGGCTATCCGTTACAGTGCCATTATTTCGGGAGTTTTAATTGTTACCCGCCTCGCCAGTACTTTTGGGGCCTCGGTGTTCACCGTATTCATCAGCAGGTATATTACCACTGCCGATAACCGTCCGGGCTGGAAAGGGCCCTTGCTATTAGGCTGGGCCGGTATGCGGGGTGTGGTATCATTGGCAGCAGCGCTCAGTATACCGGTGGCGCTCCATTCAGGCGCACCTTTCCCCAACAGGAGCCTTATTTTGTTTATCACCTTTTCGGTTATCCTGGTTACGCTTATACTGCAAGGACTTACCCTGCCCCTGCTTATTAAATGGGTGGATATGCCCGACCCGGACTATACCGTATCATTTGAACAGCAACGGCAACTGGTACGAAAAAAACTTTCGGTAGTAACATTGAATCTGCTCCAAAAAAAATACGCCAAACATCTTAAAGAAAACGATATGGTGAAAGCCATTAAAATGAAGATTGATGCGGATATGGAACTGCTGGCCGACTGGGACAAGGCCGATGGCAAAGGCCGCGCCGAAGCCTTTTACCGCGATTATATCATGATACTGGAGGATATGATGCAGGAGCAGCGCGACCTGCTGAAAACATTGAACAAGAAAGAAAACATCAATGACGATATCGTCAAACAGCAACTGGCCCTGCTTGATCTGGAACAGGAGAAACTGCGCCAGCATTTTTCTTTTGATGAGGAGTAG
- a CDS encoding DUF962 domain-containing protein: MEETRITSLKEFYPFYLTEHSNSTSRILHFIGTGLVFVALIAGFVFNWRFFIAIPFLGYGFAWVGHFFFEKNKPATFKYPGYSLASDFILFYDLLTGKQPFKVKR; this comes from the coding sequence ATGGAAGAAACCAGAATTACATCCCTCAAGGAATTTTATCCGTTTTATTTAACCGAGCATAGCAATTCCACCTCCAGGATATTACACTTTATAGGTACGGGCCTGGTGTTTGTAGCTTTAATAGCGGGCTTTGTGTTCAACTGGCGTTTTTTTATTGCCATTCCGTTTTTGGGTTATGGCTTTGCCTGGGTAGGGCATTTCTTTTTCGAAAAAAACAAACCCGCCACATTTAAGTATCCGGGCTATAGTCTGGCCAGCGATTTTATACTCTTTTATGATCTGTTAACCGGCAAACAACCGTTTAAGGTTAAACGGTGA
- a CDS encoding RagB/SusD family nutrient uptake outer membrane protein — MKKISNIILALSASMLLGACTKNLNIKPQGAVSENNFWQTGDDALLGVNAMYEPFDGEEFYGRGYMWFINASDDMVTGRINTNADAIKNFSPTYYSGGYTVDQWDMRYSVIRRANDVINKVPAISMDGSLKNRYLGEAYFLSGLMYFQMAYNYGDDRAGLPIITRSNNNDPNPTPRAANVGQNYTYIEGELKNAANLLPYFEQLSPADQGRPHKVAAWAYLAKMYLYKKDYANAQKYADSVISKGNRALLPNFADVFKAANNFSSEYIWSAVSTAKGSSGWGSILPGVMLENKGWGLFNGWGYYQPTKELYDAFEAGDKRREATILKPGDVFQYFGAPKTYASVNSLSGYQFNKYMEPFSYANPVGSSISPNGDHPTTNLNVPLMRYAEVILIKAEAELMQGKNADAEINMIRQRAGLKAITGATMADLKNQRRCELAGEWADRHRDLVRWGDAAATYAKPLHGYTGSVIWPARNFNPAVNNVWAVPQKEIDRSNGVIKQNAGW; from the coding sequence ATGAAAAAGATCAGCAATATTATATTAGCATTATCGGCAAGCATGCTTTTGGGTGCCTGCACTAAAAATCTGAATATCAAACCACAGGGCGCGGTATCTGAAAACAACTTCTGGCAAACCGGCGATGATGCCCTGCTGGGCGTAAACGCCATGTACGAGCCTTTTGACGGCGAAGAATTTTACGGTCGTGGTTATATGTGGTTCATCAATGCCAGCGACGATATGGTTACCGGCCGTATCAATACCAATGCCGATGCCATCAAAAACTTTAGCCCAACTTATTACTCAGGTGGTTATACCGTTGACCAGTGGGATATGCGTTACTCGGTGATCAGGCGTGCCAATGACGTGATTAACAAGGTGCCTGCCATCAGCATGGATGGTTCCCTGAAAAACCGTTACCTGGGCGAGGCCTATTTTTTAAGCGGTTTGATGTATTTTCAAATGGCTTATAATTATGGCGATGATCGTGCAGGGTTACCTATCATTACCCGCTCCAACAATAATGATCCAAATCCTACACCAAGAGCAGCCAACGTTGGCCAAAACTATACTTACATTGAAGGTGAGCTAAAAAATGCTGCCAACCTGCTGCCATACTTCGAGCAGTTAAGTCCTGCCGATCAGGGCAGACCGCACAAAGTAGCTGCCTGGGCTTACCTGGCTAAAATGTACCTGTACAAAAAGGATTATGCCAATGCCCAAAAATATGCCGATTCGGTGATCAGCAAGGGTAATCGTGCCTTGTTACCTAATTTTGCCGATGTTTTTAAAGCGGCCAATAACTTCAGTTCAGAATATATCTGGTCGGCGGTGAGTACTGCAAAAGGTTCAAGCGGCTGGGGCAGTATATTGCCCGGTGTTATGCTGGAGAACAAAGGCTGGGGACTATTTAACGGCTGGGGTTACTATCAGCCAACCAAAGAGCTGTATGATGCTTTTGAGGCAGGTGACAAACGCCGCGAAGCTACTATCCTGAAGCCGGGCGACGTGTTTCAGTATTTTGGTGCGCCAAAAACTTATGCTTCCGTAAACAGCTTATCCGGTTACCAGTTCAACAAGTATATGGAGCCATTTTCATATGCTAATCCGGTAGGTTCATCTATCAGCCCAAATGGCGATCACCCCACCACCAACCTGAACGTACCATTGATGCGTTATGCCGAAGTTATCCTGATCAAAGCAGAAGCAGAACTGATGCAAGGCAAAAATGCCGATGCGGAGATCAATATGATCCGTCAGCGTGCCGGTCTGAAAGCTATCACAGGTGCTACCATGGCCGATCTGAAAAACCAACGCCGCTGCGAACTTGCCGGCGAATGGGCCGACCGTCACCGCGACCTGGTACGCTGGGGTGATGCCGCCGCCACTTACGCCAAACCACTGCACGGTTATACCGGTTCGGTAATATGGCCTGCACGTAACTTTAACCCGGCTGTAAACAATGTTTGGGCAGTACCCCAAAAAGAAATTGACCGCAGCAACGGTGTTATCAAACAAAACGCTGGTTGGTAA